The Vulpes vulpes isolate BD-2025 chromosome 8, VulVul3, whole genome shotgun sequence genome has a window encoding:
- the LOC140599935 gene encoding double homeobox protein 4-like protein 4: protein MRESLARKTGIPEARIQVWFQNRRARHPGQSPSGPENALAANHKPSPRGTVPLDQSHLWRVPRSSPNLAPFDPLASMQTQAAGTPPVSSVDVVPPVSCGGFGRLIPGASLVPPTLGGQGGNAAAPRDLGSRSCPGLTRGGGLSPGHADLGLPSPGRCQQPKEHPSKAPLLLQVGPRPPPADPPQHWGHAGPSGTDQAMPRRGQSSQAVMGTAGSQDGTGQQPAPGESPAWWQQPPPPAGPCVPLPPQHQLCTDTSSFLQELLSADEMEEDVHPLWVGPLREEEPPGPLEAPLSEDDYHALLEMLQDSLWPQA, encoded by the exons ATGAGGGAAAGCCTGGCCAGAAAAACAGGCATTCCAGAAGCCAGAATTCAG GTTTGGTTTCAGAACAGAAGAGCTCggcacccagggcagagcccaagtGGGCCCGAGAATGCTTTGGCGGCAAACCACAAACCCAGTCCTCGCGGGACGGTCCCATTGGACCAAAGCCACCTGTGGAGGGTCCCCAGGAGCTCTCCAAATCTGGCTCCCTTTGATCCTTTGGCAAGCATGCAGACGCAGGCTGCAGGGACACCTCCTGTCTCCTCCGTGGATGTTGTCCCTCCAGTTTCCTGTGGGGGCTTTGGGCGCCTGATTCCGGGGGCCAGCCTGGTCCCACCCACCTTAGGTGGGCAAGGAGGAAACGCTGCTGCTCCCAGAGACCTGGGGAGCCGATCCTGCCCAGGACTGACTCGAGGAGGGGGCCTCTCACCAGGTCACGCTGAccttggcctcccctcccctgggagaTGCCAGCAGCCGAAAGAGCACCCCAGCAAGGCGCCCCTGCTCTTACAAGTTGGCCCGCGGCCTCCACCTGCTGATCCCCCTCAACACTGGGGTCATGCAGGTCCCTCGGGCACCGATCAGGCCATGCCGAGGAGGGGCCAAAGTTCCCAGGCAGTCATGGGCACagcagggtcccaggatgggACAGGGCAGCAGCCCGCCCCCGGGGAGAGCCCCGCTTGGTGGCAACAGCCTCCCCCTCCTGCAGGGCCATGTGTCCCGCTGCCCCCACAACACCAGCTGTGTACGGACACCTCCAGTTTCCTGCAAGAGCTTCTCTCAGCCGATGAGATGGAAGAAGATGTACACCCCTTGTGGGTGGGGCCTCTGCGGGAGGAAGAACCTCCAGGACCCCTGGAAGCACCCCTCAGCGAGGACGATTATCACGCTCTGCTGGAAATGCTACAGGACTCCTTGTGGCCTCAGGCCTAG